One genomic segment of Mesoterricola silvestris includes these proteins:
- a CDS encoding glycosyltransferase family 9 protein, protein MRIVLLRLSALGDVLRVLPAWANLGRAFPGARFQAVVEDRHAFLLAPMPWLEPVVVRRSRLANPLSALGELRRVAGELRGADASLDFHGILKSALAPWMADLPERWGDGLAREGARFLQTRPLPFRRQTRYAQALGLAGAFGLDRGVAGLGEFHPALADAPLPDPGPVWAGDGRPRTVLVPGASRRGAIKRWPLRHWIALAERLKGRHQLRWSLGPEEEDLRSWLPAATGVEALPPLGLWHLAAALRQADRVVAPDTGLLHLAVVLGVQAVGIYGGSDPVVAGLPEGAGTVLRTGIECSPCRERNCQRRQCLEELEPDLVAAAL, encoded by the coding sequence ATGCGCATCGTACTGCTCCGCCTTTCAGCCCTGGGGGACGTGCTCCGGGTCCTGCCCGCCTGGGCCAACCTGGGCCGGGCCTTCCCCGGCGCGCGTTTCCAGGCCGTGGTGGAGGACCGCCATGCCTTCCTCCTGGCGCCCATGCCCTGGCTGGAACCGGTGGTGGTGCGCCGGAGCCGCCTGGCCAACCCCCTCTCCGCCCTGGGGGAATTGCGGCGGGTGGCCGGGGAACTGCGCGGGGCGGACGCGTCCCTGGACTTCCACGGCATCCTGAAATCCGCCCTGGCGCCGTGGATGGCGGACCTGCCCGAGCGCTGGGGGGACGGCCTCGCCCGGGAGGGGGCGCGGTTCCTCCAGACCCGGCCCCTGCCGTTCCGCCGCCAGACCCGCTACGCCCAGGCCCTGGGCCTGGCCGGCGCCTTCGGCCTGGACCGGGGCGTCGCCGGCCTGGGGGAATTCCACCCCGCCCTGGCCGACGCCCCCCTGCCGGACCCGGGCCCGGTGTGGGCCGGGGACGGGAGGCCCCGGACCGTCCTGGTGCCCGGGGCCTCCCGGCGGGGCGCCATCAAGCGCTGGCCCCTGCGCCACTGGATCGCCCTGGCGGAGCGCCTCAAGGGCCGCCACCAGCTGCGCTGGTCCCTGGGCCCCGAGGAGGAGGACCTGCGGTCCTGGCTCCCCGCCGCCACCGGCGTGGAGGCGCTGCCCCCCCTGGGCCTGTGGCACTTGGCCGCCGCCCTGCGCCAGGCCGACCGGGTCGTGGCCCCCGACACCGGCCTGCTGCACCTGGCCGTGGTCCTGGGCGTGCAGGCCGTGGGCATCTACGGCGGCTCGGACCCCGTGGTGGCCGGGCTCCCGGAGGGCGCCGGCACCGTCCTGCGCACTGGCATCGAATGCTCCCCCTGCCGGGAGCGGAACTGTCAGCGCCGCCAGTGCCTGGAGGAACTGGAGCCGGATTTGGTGGCCGCCGCGCTCTAG
- the cysS gene encoding cysteine--tRNA ligase, with protein MSLKPISLHNTLTRKVEPVEPLAPGVVTMYTCGPTVYNFAHIGNLRTFLFQDLLKRTFLAAGYQVRHCMNITDVEDKIIRDSQKGLAPDAGNEARHAAMAELTALYTQAFLDDLGALRVIPPTYTPRATAYIPQMIALIRSLEERGLAYVRDGSVYYRIAGLPHYGCLAHLDREGMKAGTSVDADEYERDAVQDFVLWKAAKEGEPWWQSPWGPGRPGWHIECSAMGIELLGPRVDIHSGGVDLVFPHHENEIAQSEGSLGHRWVNTWVHGEFLLVENEKMSKSLGNFYTLRDLVAKGYDPATFRFTIQSNHYRKVLNFSFEGLKGAENALRRIRQFRKRMEGDGAQAGQGAMKEALDPVARVAQAREGFWAGMADDLNAPEALAALFTLITDINAQDDRVALTREERDAVLAFLDETNAVFACWPHEEEASLDAEVEALIERRRAAKAAKDWAESDRVRDQLKGMGILLEDRKDGTVGWRKA; from the coding sequence ATGAGCCTCAAGCCGATCTCCCTCCACAACACCCTGACCCGGAAGGTGGAACCGGTGGAGCCCCTGGCGCCGGGGGTGGTCACCATGTACACCTGCGGGCCCACGGTCTACAACTTCGCCCACATCGGCAACCTGAGGACCTTCCTCTTCCAGGACCTCCTGAAGCGCACCTTCCTGGCCGCGGGCTACCAGGTGCGCCACTGCATGAACATCACGGACGTCGAGGACAAGATCATCCGCGACTCCCAGAAGGGCCTGGCCCCAGACGCCGGCAACGAGGCCCGCCACGCGGCCATGGCCGAGCTCACCGCCCTCTACACCCAGGCCTTCCTGGACGACCTGGGGGCCCTGCGGGTCATCCCCCCCACGTACACGCCCCGGGCCACCGCCTACATCCCCCAGATGATCGCCCTCATCCGCAGCCTGGAGGAGCGGGGCCTGGCCTACGTGCGGGACGGCTCCGTGTACTACCGCATCGCCGGGCTGCCCCACTACGGGTGCCTGGCCCACCTGGACCGCGAAGGCATGAAGGCGGGGACCTCCGTGGACGCCGACGAGTACGAGCGGGACGCCGTCCAGGACTTCGTGCTCTGGAAGGCCGCCAAGGAGGGCGAGCCCTGGTGGCAGAGCCCCTGGGGCCCCGGCAGGCCGGGCTGGCACATCGAGTGCTCGGCCATGGGCATCGAGCTCCTGGGCCCCCGGGTGGACATCCACAGCGGCGGCGTGGACCTGGTGTTCCCCCACCACGAGAACGAGATCGCCCAGAGCGAAGGCAGCCTGGGGCACCGCTGGGTCAACACCTGGGTGCACGGGGAGTTCCTCCTGGTGGAGAACGAGAAGATGTCCAAGAGCCTGGGCAACTTCTACACGCTGCGCGACCTGGTGGCCAAGGGCTACGACCCCGCCACGTTCCGGTTCACGATCCAGTCCAACCACTACCGCAAGGTCCTGAACTTCTCCTTCGAGGGCCTCAAGGGCGCCGAGAACGCCCTGCGGCGCATCCGCCAGTTCCGCAAGCGCATGGAGGGCGACGGCGCCCAGGCCGGCCAGGGCGCCATGAAGGAGGCCCTGGATCCCGTGGCGCGGGTGGCCCAGGCCCGGGAGGGCTTCTGGGCCGGCATGGCCGACGACCTCAACGCCCCCGAGGCCCTTGCGGCCCTCTTCACCCTCATCACCGACATCAACGCCCAGGACGACCGGGTGGCCCTCACCCGGGAGGAGCGGGACGCGGTGCTGGCCTTCCTGGACGAGACCAACGCCGTCTTCGCCTGCTGGCCCCACGAGGAGGAGGCCTCCCTGGACGCCGAGGTGGAGGCCCTCATCGAGCGCCGCAGGGCCGCCAAGGCCGCCAAGGACTGGGCGGAGTCCGACCGCGTGCGGGACCAGCTCAAGGGCATGGGCATCCTCCTGGAAGACCGCAAGGACGGCACCGTAGGCTGGAGGAAGGCCTAG
- a CDS encoding sensor domain-containing protein, which produces MSEIRTYLQSLHMAMAGSDPALVQDALAETEAKFRRERERLAWAEPMLSGPEAVARILASLGAPEDRAETYRQRERVVAEVLAPAPEAAEPGEEPPPARPWPSFFGVFLDPRAYTSLVYLLMAMFTGVLYFTWAVTGLCLSLGFLILIIGLPLLVLFLGSVRALGLGEGRLVEAMLDVRMPRRPPLLPEGKTWVDRLKGLFVDSYTWKCLVYLVLHLPLGILSFTFALLGITFSLALVAAPLAHWIFHEPIIVSFSQEYTLPIWVEVLLPLGGILGLAGTLHLALGLGRMHGAMARALLVRR; this is translated from the coding sequence GTGTCCGAGATCCGAACCTACCTCCAGTCCCTTCACATGGCCATGGCCGGCAGCGACCCCGCCCTGGTGCAGGACGCCCTGGCCGAAACCGAGGCGAAGTTCCGCAGGGAGCGGGAACGCCTGGCCTGGGCGGAGCCCATGCTCTCGGGACCCGAGGCCGTGGCCCGGATCCTGGCCTCCCTGGGCGCCCCGGAGGACCGGGCCGAGACCTACCGCCAGCGGGAGCGGGTGGTGGCCGAGGTCCTGGCCCCGGCCCCGGAAGCGGCCGAACCCGGGGAGGAGCCCCCCCCGGCCCGCCCCTGGCCGTCCTTCTTCGGGGTGTTCCTGGACCCCCGGGCCTACACCTCCCTGGTGTACCTCCTCATGGCCATGTTCACGGGCGTCCTCTACTTCACCTGGGCGGTGACGGGGCTCTGCCTTTCCCTGGGGTTCCTGATCCTCATCATCGGCCTGCCGCTCCTGGTGCTGTTCCTGGGCTCCGTGCGGGCCCTGGGCCTGGGGGAGGGGCGCCTGGTGGAGGCAATGCTGGACGTGCGCATGCCCCGGCGGCCCCCCCTCCTCCCCGAAGGGAAGACCTGGGTGGACCGCCTCAAGGGGCTCTTCGTGGATTCCTACACCTGGAAGTGCCTCGTATACCTGGTCCTCCACCTGCCCCTGGGGATCCTCAGCTTCACCTTCGCCCTCCTGGGGATCACATTCAGCCTGGCGCTGGTGGCCGCCCCCCTGGCCCACTGGATTTTCCACGAGCCGATCATCGTCAGCTTCAGCCAGGAGTACACCCTCCCCATCTGGGTGGAGGTGCTCCTGCCCCTGGGGGGCATCCTGGGCCTGGCCGGGACCCTCCACCTGGCCCTGGGCCTGGGGCGGATGCACGGGGCCATGGCCCGGGCGCTCCTGGTGCGGCGCTGA
- a CDS encoding thioredoxin family protein gives MKLLLIPFLVAGTLLAKDVKWETNLAAAQARARKEHKVIFMDVWTEWCGWCIKLQRDTFPSPQAQEALAKVVPLSLKTQFKDGSPTADKGIEQTYKVEGFPALFILDENGKVLSQQPGYLPAAPFAEWINKSASSKK, from the coding sequence ATGAAGCTGCTCCTGATCCCGTTCCTCGTCGCCGGCACGCTCCTCGCCAAGGACGTGAAGTGGGAAACCAACCTCGCCGCCGCCCAGGCCCGGGCCCGGAAGGAGCACAAGGTCATCTTCATGGACGTGTGGACCGAGTGGTGCGGCTGGTGCATCAAGCTCCAGCGGGACACCTTCCCCTCGCCCCAGGCCCAGGAGGCCCTGGCCAAGGTGGTCCCCCTCAGCCTCAAGACCCAATTCAAGGACGGCTCCCCCACCGCCGATAAGGGCATCGAGCAAACGTACAAGGTCGAGGGCTTCCCGGCCCTCTTCATCCTGGACGAGAACGGGAAGGTCCTTTCGCAGCAGCCCGGCTACCTTCCCGCGGCACCCTTCGCGGAATGGATCAACAAGTCGGCTAGTTCAAAGAAATAA
- the ruvC gene encoding crossover junction endodeoxyribonuclease RuvC — translation MAVPVSICLGVDPGSLACGYAVVSRCGSRLELVEAGVIRSPRGADFDQRILGIHRKLAEVIARTGPHFMAVESPFVEKNAATAIKLGQIRGGILLTAGLHGLPVGDYNPMQVKKAVSGYGWADKTQVGRMVMVLLSLKEPLQTDAADAAAVAIGHLMATRVPGKSLVP, via the coding sequence GTGGCGGTCCCGGTCTCCATCTGCCTGGGGGTGGACCCCGGCTCCTTGGCCTGCGGCTACGCCGTGGTGTCCCGGTGCGGCTCCCGCCTGGAGCTGGTGGAGGCCGGGGTCATCCGCTCCCCCCGGGGCGCCGACTTCGACCAGCGCATCCTGGGCATCCACCGCAAGCTCGCCGAGGTCATCGCGCGCACCGGCCCCCACTTCATGGCCGTGGAATCCCCCTTCGTGGAGAAGAACGCCGCCACCGCCATCAAGCTGGGCCAGATCCGCGGCGGCATCCTCCTCACCGCGGGCCTCCACGGCCTGCCCGTGGGCGACTACAACCCCATGCAGGTGAAGAAGGCCGTCAGCGGCTACGGCTGGGCCGACAAGACCCAGGTGGGACGCATGGTCATGGTCCTCCTGAGCCTCAAGGAGCCTCTCCAGACCGACGCCGCCGACGCCGCCGCCGTGGCCATCGGGCACCTCATGGCCACGCGGGTGCCGGGGAAGTCACTCGTACCGTAG
- a CDS encoding ribonuclease R family protein, which yields MAHRKNQGPPRSFSPRPPRPDRPQPPARGSAARVSETFEATYLGHPEGTSGFLRPLGATRGQRLDLLVDWREGHGAIHGDRVQAEITGTTYDGRPKAKVVRVLARNPDPIPAHLQKQEWGWRAIPLEPRLSQIVSVPPTDLAGDGDLVSVLLDPDPGAQQIKGVVKARLGRPTDLRIENKLTAALFNLRTEFPDAVMEELAPFPTSIPEAWIQGREDLRELLTVTVDPPTAKDFDDAISLEALPDSEDGGWLLGVHIADVSHYVAEGGPLDKEALLRGTSVYFPDQCIPMLPERLSGELCSLREGVDRLTMTAWITLDEQLRVRETRLSESVIRSRRRLTYDQVKEACIDSAQARRMDMGRDVAEMLDEALRVSRSLTEKRLGRGALNLDTDETEFVFGEDGRPVDARRYAHHDAHRMIEEFMLLANEAVATFFTRRKIATIYRVHDVPDPLKLEAFKEVASAFGLLRPYDPATPEVLNAMLDKIRGGPLEAMLNTLLVRSLKKAEYSVDNIGHSGLALQDYLHFTSPIRRYPDLMVHRELRKVLQKKPLPDGLASILAVVAKQCSDTEQGATEAERENDRWKTCLLMRTRIGHRYDGRIQGFSLKAAFVRLDSPFVEVGVPLGALGGAFTVDENRTKASTAGSGVVLTIGDPVKVEITGVDEDLRRVSAWVVEAKAKDGKGKPVTFVPSLAAPAHLREADFVEPAPPRGRPPKSVRQAAVPDPKGRPGGSRPYVRPGRPGGAPARSKPPKGSVRGPARRKKG from the coding sequence ATGGCACATCGCAAAAATCAAGGCCCGCCCCGCTCCTTCTCCCCCCGCCCCCCCCGTCCCGACCGCCCGCAGCCCCCCGCGAGGGGGTCGGCGGCGCGGGTTTCCGAGACCTTCGAGGCCACCTACCTCGGACACCCCGAGGGCACCAGCGGCTTCCTGCGCCCCCTGGGCGCCACGCGCGGCCAGCGCCTGGACCTGCTCGTGGACTGGCGGGAGGGGCACGGCGCCATCCACGGCGACCGGGTCCAGGCCGAGATCACGGGCACCACGTACGACGGCCGGCCCAAGGCGAAGGTGGTGCGGGTCCTGGCCCGCAACCCCGACCCCATCCCGGCCCACCTGCAGAAGCAGGAATGGGGGTGGCGCGCCATTCCCCTGGAGCCCCGGCTCTCCCAGATCGTCAGCGTCCCCCCCACGGACCTGGCGGGGGACGGGGATCTTGTGAGCGTCCTCCTGGATCCCGATCCCGGCGCCCAGCAGATCAAGGGCGTGGTGAAGGCCCGCCTGGGCCGGCCCACCGACCTGCGCATCGAGAACAAGCTCACCGCCGCCCTCTTCAACCTGCGCACCGAATTCCCGGACGCGGTCATGGAGGAACTGGCCCCCTTCCCCACCTCCATCCCCGAGGCCTGGATCCAGGGGCGCGAGGACCTGCGCGAGCTCCTCACGGTCACGGTGGACCCGCCCACGGCCAAGGACTTCGACGACGCCATCAGCCTGGAGGCCCTTCCTGACAGCGAGGACGGGGGCTGGCTCCTGGGCGTGCACATCGCCGACGTGAGCCACTACGTGGCCGAGGGCGGCCCCCTGGACAAGGAGGCCCTCCTGCGCGGCACGTCGGTGTACTTCCCGGACCAGTGCATCCCCATGCTCCCCGAGCGCCTTTCGGGCGAGCTGTGCAGCCTGCGGGAGGGGGTGGACCGCCTGACCATGACCGCCTGGATCACCCTGGACGAGCAGCTCCGGGTGCGGGAGACCCGCCTTTCCGAATCCGTCATCCGCTCCCGCAGGCGCCTCACCTACGACCAGGTGAAGGAGGCCTGCATCGACAGCGCCCAGGCCCGGCGCATGGACATGGGCCGGGACGTGGCGGAGATGCTGGACGAGGCCCTGCGCGTTTCGCGCTCCCTCACGGAGAAGCGCCTGGGCCGCGGGGCCCTGAACCTGGACACGGACGAGACGGAATTCGTCTTCGGCGAGGACGGGCGCCCCGTGGATGCCCGCCGCTACGCCCACCACGACGCCCACCGCATGATCGAGGAGTTCATGCTGCTGGCCAACGAGGCCGTGGCCACCTTCTTCACCCGCAGGAAGATCGCCACCATCTACCGGGTCCACGACGTGCCCGATCCCCTCAAGCTGGAGGCCTTCAAGGAGGTGGCCTCGGCCTTCGGGCTCCTGCGCCCCTACGATCCGGCCACCCCCGAGGTCCTCAACGCCATGCTGGACAAGATCCGCGGCGGGCCCCTGGAGGCCATGCTCAACACCCTCCTGGTGCGCAGCCTCAAGAAGGCCGAGTACAGCGTCGACAACATCGGCCATTCGGGCCTGGCCCTCCAGGACTACCTGCACTTCACCAGCCCCATCCGCCGCTACCCGGATCTCATGGTCCACCGGGAGCTGCGCAAGGTGCTCCAGAAGAAGCCCCTGCCCGACGGCCTCGCCAGCATCCTGGCCGTGGTGGCCAAGCAGTGCAGCGACACCGAGCAGGGCGCCACCGAAGCCGAGCGCGAGAACGACCGGTGGAAGACCTGCCTGCTCATGCGCACCCGCATCGGGCACCGCTACGACGGGCGCATCCAGGGCTTCTCCCTCAAGGCGGCCTTCGTGCGCCTGGACAGCCCCTTCGTGGAGGTGGGCGTCCCCCTGGGCGCGCTGGGCGGCGCCTTCACCGTGGACGAGAACCGCACCAAGGCCTCCACGGCCGGATCCGGCGTCGTGCTCACCATCGGCGACCCCGTGAAGGTGGAGATCACCGGGGTGGACGAGGACCTGCGCCGGGTCTCGGCCTGGGTGGTGGAAGCCAAGGCCAAGGACGGCAAGGGCAAGCCCGTGACCTTCGTGCCCAGCCTGGCCGCCCCCGCCCACCTGCGGGAAGCGGATTTCGTGGAGCCGGCCCCCCCCCGGGGCCGGCCGCCGAAATCCGTGCGCCAGGCCGCGGTCCCCGACCCCAAGGGCCGCCCCGGGGGCTCCCGGCCCTACGTGCGCCCCGGCCGCCCCGGCGGGGCCCCCGCGCGCTCCAAGCCCCCCAAGGGCAGCGTCCGCGGCCCCGCCCGGCGCAAGAAGGGCTAG
- a CDS encoding acyl-CoA thioesterase, with translation MPITSETLIRVRYAETDAMGIVHHAVYPVWMELGRSDLLRQLGDGYTRWEAQGVRLSVSGIQITYRAPARYDELVTVTTRVKEASRRKLVFAYEVTRDGVRLAQGETLHLVTGPDGRNRTLPDGMLALVASAL, from the coding sequence ATGCCCATAACGTCCGAGACCCTCATCCGCGTGCGATACGCCGAAACCGATGCCATGGGCATCGTCCACCACGCGGTGTACCCCGTGTGGATGGAGCTGGGCCGCTCCGACCTGCTCCGGCAGCTGGGCGACGGCTACACCCGGTGGGAGGCCCAGGGGGTGCGGCTCTCGGTGAGCGGGATCCAGATCACGTACCGGGCTCCGGCCCGGTACGACGAACTGGTCACCGTCACCACCCGCGTGAAGGAGGCCAGCCGAAGGAAGCTGGTGTTCGCCTACGAGGTCACCCGCGACGGCGTGCGCCTCGCCCAGGGCGAGACCCTCCACCTGGTCACGGGTCCCGACGGCCGGAACCGCACCCTCCCCGACGGGATGCTGGCCCTGGTGGCGTCCGCCCTATAA